In Nocardioides sp. WS12, the DNA window CCTCGACCGCACGGTCGTAACCGGCGTCGACGTGACGGATCACGCCCATCCCCGGGTCATTGGTGAGCACGCGCTCGATCTTCTGCGCGGCGAGCTCGGTGCCGTCGGCGACACAGACCTGACCCGCATGGATCGAGCGTCCCATGCCGACGCCGCCGCCATGGTGGATCGACACCCACGACGCACCCGATGCAGTGTTGACCAGAGCGTTGAGCAGGGCCCAGTCAGCAATGGCGTCGGAGCCGTCGAGCATCGCCTCCGTCTCGCGGTACGGCGACGCGACCGACCCGCAGTCCAGGTGGTCGCGGCCGATCACCACGGGTGCCTTGAGTTCACCGGATGCGACCATCTCGTTGAACTTCAGGCCGGCGAGGTGGCGTTCGCCGTACCCGAGCCAGCAGATCCGCGCGGGCAGGCCCTGGAACGCGACGCGTTCGGAGGCCATGGTGATCCACTTGTGCAGGCGTGCGTTGTCGGGGAAGAGCTCGAGGATCGCCTTGTCCGTGGCGGCGATGTCGGCCGGGTCGCCGGAGAGCGCGGCCCAGCGGAACGGGCCCTTGCCCTCGCAGAACAGCGGCCGGATGTACGCCGGCACGAAGCCGGGGAACTCGAACGCGCGGTCGTAGCCGCCCTTGCGCGCTTCGTCGCGGATCGAGTTGCCGTAGTCGAAGACCTCGGCGCCGGCGTCCTGGAACTCGACCATCGCCCGCACGTGCGTGGCCATGGATTCCTGCGCCCGCTTGGTGAAACCGACCGGGTCGGCAGTGCGCTCGGCTTCCCAGTCCTCGAACGCGGTGCCGGCGGGAAGGTAGAACAACGGGTCGTGGGCCGACGTCTGGTCGGTGACGATGTCGATGGGCGCCTTCTGTTCCAGCAACAGCGGCACCATCTCGGCCGCGTTGCCGAGAACCCCGATGGACAGGGGCTTTCGGGCATCGCGCGCCTCGATCGCGAGGGCGACGGCTTCGTCCAGCGAGGACGCCTGGACGTCGAGGTACCTGTGCTCGATG includes these proteins:
- the hutU gene encoding urocanate hydratase codes for the protein MTNPRLPIHAATGTELTAKSWQTEAPLRMLMNNLDPANAERPEDLVVYGGTGKAARNWEAYDALVRTLRDLEDDETMLVQSGKPVGVMRTHEWAPRVLIANSNLVGDWANWEEFRRLEDLGLTMYGQMTAGSWIYIGTQGILQGTFETFAAVADKKYGGTLAGTITLTAGLGGMGGAQPLAVTMNDGVAICIECDDARIKRRIEHRYLDVQASSLDEAVALAIEARDARKPLSIGVLGNAAEMVPLLLEQKAPIDIVTDQTSAHDPLFYLPAGTAFEDWEAERTADPVGFTKRAQESMATHVRAMVEFQDAGAEVFDYGNSIRDEARKGGYDRAFEFPGFVPAYIRPLFCEGKGPFRWAALSGDPADIAATDKAILELFPDNARLHKWITMASERVAFQGLPARICWLGYGERHLAGLKFNEMVASGELKAPVVIGRDHLDCGSVASPYRETEAMLDGSDAIADWALLNALVNTASGASWVSIHHGGGVGMGRSIHAGQVCVADGTELAAQKIERVLTNDPGMGVIRHVDAGYDRAVEVAAERDVRIPMQES